The proteins below come from a single Gossypium raimondii isolate GPD5lz chromosome 2, ASM2569854v1, whole genome shotgun sequence genomic window:
- the LOC105788257 gene encoding dirigent protein, translating into MEAKRSLLAIFLLLSFLSISTAAPTRKTRTRKPCKSMVFYFHDIIYNGHNAKNATSAIVGSPQWGNKTILTGQNHFGDLVVFDDPITLDNNLHSKPVGRAQGFYIYDKKDIFTAWLGFSFVFNSTQHKGSINFVGADPLMNKTRDISVIGGTGDFFMARGVATLMTDAFEGEVYFRLRTDINLYECW; encoded by the coding sequence ATGGAAGCTAAAAGATCCCTATTAGCCATCTTCCTCCTCCTTTCCTTCCTCTCCATATCAACCGCAGCACCAACTCGAAAAACCCGAACCCGAAAACCATGCAAGAGCATGGTGTTTTATTTCCACGACATAATCTACAACGGCCATAACGCAAAGAACGCAACATCAGCCATTGTAGGTTCACCACAATGGGGGAACAAGACCATTTTAACAGGACAAAACCATTTCGGAGACCTGGTCGTGTTCGACGACCCCATTACCTTGGACAACAACTTGCATTCGAAACCAGTGGGTCGGGCCCAAGGGTTTTATATCTACGACAAGAAAGACATATTCACAGCTTGGTTGGGTTTCTCCTTCGTTTTCAATTCTACCCAACATAAAGGAAGTATAAACTTCGTCGGTGCTGATCCATTGATGAACAAGACGAGGGATATATCAGTGATTGGTGGAACAGGTGATTTCTTCATGGCTAGAGGAGTGGCTACTTTGATGACTGATGCCTTTGAAGGGGAAGTATATTTTCGTCTTCGAACTGATATTAATTTGTATGAATGTTGGTAA